The following coding sequences lie in one Lentilactobacillus sp. SPB1-3 genomic window:
- a CDS encoding adaptor protein MecA, translated as MEMERINENTIRVLIGTEDLDKRGITVLDLLGNHKQIESFFYSILEEVDKDHQFQNNDAVTFQVLPNQNGLELFISKDVDLDKDDLILGPDDEHKDSVSKFIDEQREAAELKKSDTSEADEFGHQKRTVIVEFNDFENFIELAKALRLENGTSDLYLYKGNYYLRLQLFSNDPVDIVVADEIAIAYEYGNKTRVTNDVLTEYGDLVMENSALELSRYYFK; from the coding sequence ATGGAAATGGAACGGATTAATGAGAACACGATTCGAGTACTTATTGGAACCGAAGATTTAGACAAGCGCGGGATTACTGTGCTTGATTTACTTGGTAATCATAAACAGATTGAAAGCTTCTTCTACAGCATCTTAGAAGAGGTCGATAAAGATCACCAATTTCAAAATAATGATGCCGTTACGTTCCAGGTCTTACCAAATCAGAACGGTTTGGAACTATTTATTAGCAAAGATGTTGATCTTGACAAGGATGATTTAATCCTTGGACCTGATGATGAACATAAAGACAGTGTCTCAAAATTCATTGATGAACAGCGAGAAGCTGCTGAGTTGAAAAAGTCTGACACTAGTGAAGCTGATGAATTTGGCCATCAAAAGAGAACGGTAATTGTTGAATTTAATGATTTTGAAAATTTCATCGAGTTAGCAAAAGCTCTGCGTTTAGAAAATGGAACATCTGACTTGTATCTCTATAAGGGTAACTATTACCTGAGATTACAATTGTTCAGCAATGATCCTGTAGATATCGTAGTTGCTGATGAAATTGCGATTGCTTATGAGTATGGAAATAAAACTCGTGTTACCAATGATGTATTAACTGAATATGGTGATTTGGTAATGGAGAATAGTGCATTAGAATTAAGTCGTTACTATTTTAAATAA
- the spx gene encoding transcriptional regulator Spx, whose product MTIEFLSTPSCTSCRKAKAWLQANEVAYKERNIFANPLSKAELKKILMLSEEGTEALISTRSFAVQEYRHRLDSMNLNELLNLLAAHPEMIRRPIIMDENRLQIGFNDDEIRRFLPRHIRKKDLARMIAKAQ is encoded by the coding sequence ATGACAATCGAATTTTTATCAACTCCAAGTTGTACTTCTTGTAGAAAAGCTAAGGCTTGGTTACAAGCGAATGAAGTCGCTTATAAAGAAAGAAATATTTTCGCAAATCCATTGAGTAAAGCAGAATTAAAGAAAATTCTTATGCTTTCTGAAGAAGGTACAGAAGCTTTGATTTCAACTAGATCATTTGCGGTTCAGGAATATCGGCATAGACTCGATTCAATGAACTTAAATGAATTATTAAACTTATTGGCTGCTCATCCAGAAATGATCAGAAGACCAATTATTATGGATGAAAATCGATTACAAATTGGCTTTAACGATGACGAAATTAGAAGATTTTTGCCTAGACATATCCGTAAAAAAGATCTTGCTAGAATGATTGCAAAGGCGCAGTAA
- a CDS encoding MBL fold metallo-hydrolase — MKLTVLGYLGGYPSHGDGTSAYLLESNDYKLLIDFGSGALLSLEKVADPLTIDAMILTHYHNDHIADVGVMQYYWQLHNDRPNAKVLPIYGHTADKQHFESLDWPGSTEKRAYDPEKELNIGPYKITFMKTHHPVVAYALRIEESQTGKVLVFTADSAYFGGLISFCQDADLLLTDTNFYADKQGKKWHMTTEETGRLASQANVKRLLLSHLPESDDVERLVTETTDALSDSIQVETASTRVSVEI, encoded by the coding sequence GTGAAATTAACAGTATTAGGATACCTAGGTGGCTACCCAAGTCACGGAGATGGTACAAGTGCGTACTTATTAGAATCAAATGATTATAAGTTATTGATTGATTTTGGTAGTGGGGCATTGCTTAGTTTAGAGAAGGTGGCAGATCCTTTGACTATTGATGCAATGATTTTAACTCATTATCACAATGACCATATTGCTGACGTTGGTGTTATGCAATATTATTGGCAGTTACATAATGATCGACCAAATGCAAAAGTCTTGCCAATTTATGGTCATACAGCAGATAAACAGCATTTTGAAAGTTTGGATTGGCCAGGTTCAACAGAAAAAAGAGCTTATGATCCAGAAAAAGAGTTAAACATAGGACCATACAAGATAACATTCATGAAAACTCATCATCCAGTTGTTGCTTATGCACTAAGAATTGAAGAAAGCCAAACTGGAAAGGTATTAGTATTTACTGCAGATAGCGCATATTTCGGTGGTTTGATATCATTTTGCCAAGATGCTGACTTATTACTTACTGACACTAACTTCTATGCTGATAAGCAAGGGAAAAAATGGCATATGACTACTGAAGAAACTGGGAGACTTGCTAGCCAAGCTAACGTTAAACGTTTGTTATTAAGTCATCTACCTGAGTCAGATGATGTTGAAAGACTAGTAACCGAGACTACAGATGCTTTATCCGACTCAATTCAGGTTGAAACTGCCAGTACTAGGGTGTCAGTCGAAATATGA
- a CDS encoding monooxygenase — protein MIRNISMTFGSEPILSKIKKDNPDRDLILYDALNNRNELMLLDVSGKDSIFKSLVQYDVLSHGGTDDWHGFISFIATKLDIDQQKVFDARINQLMSNPLPSGMHSIYSLHSYKNINERVLLTTWNSPTQFEMWKKANPLLMPETYNNDPSFYSHESNFKFVH, from the coding sequence ATGATTAGAAATATTTCAATGACATTTGGTAGTGAGCCAATCTTAAGCAAGATTAAAAAAGACAATCCTGATCGAGATCTAATATTATATGATGCGTTAAATAATCGTAATGAATTAATGCTATTAGACGTTTCCGGTAAAGATTCTATCTTTAAATCTCTCGTTCAGTATGATGTCCTCAGTCATGGTGGCACAGATGACTGGCACGGGTTCATTAGCTTTATCGCTACTAAATTAGATATTGATCAGCAAAAAGTTTTCGATGCCAGGATTAACCAGTTAATGAGCAATCCACTCCCTTCAGGAATGCATTCAATATACTCATTACACAGTTATAAGAACATCAATGAGCGAGTTCTGTTAACCACGTGGAACTCACCAACACAATTCGAAATGTGGAAGAAAGCTAATCCATTATTGATGCCAGAGACATACAATAATGATCCTAGTTTTTATAGCCATGAATCAAATTTCAAGTTTGTCCATTAA
- a CDS encoding OsmC family protein, with protein sequence MGQYIVHSTLRPLGTQVMNQTGGHSYLSDEPAVAQGTDAGPNPVQYLLGAVGSCMSVTARNIENEEDNLTIKKFKVDVYGETTQYPDGSSKVTDMKIKLTAETNLSAEDHQFFMNEVVRKCTVHASLVGSIPMTIEFA encoded by the coding sequence ATGGGACAATATATAGTACATTCAACTTTAAGACCTTTAGGAACGCAGGTAATGAATCAAACGGGTGGACATTCATATTTATCTGATGAGCCTGCAGTTGCCCAAGGAACGGATGCAGGACCAAATCCAGTTCAGTATTTGCTGGGAGCTGTTGGTAGCTGCATGAGTGTGACAGCAAGAAATATTGAGAATGAAGAAGACAATCTAACAATTAAGAAGTTTAAAGTTGACGTTTATGGCGAAACAACACAGTATCCTGATGGAAGCTCCAAGGTAACTGATATGAAGATTAAGTTAACCGCGGAAACAAATCTTTCAGCAGAAGACCATCAGTTTTTCATGAATGAAGTGGTCAGGAAATGTACAGTTCATGCTTCATTAGTAGGTTCTATTCCTATGACAATTGAATTTGCATAA